The proteins below come from a single Burkholderia contaminans genomic window:
- a CDS encoding MOSC domain-containing protein has protein sequence MPAIAELFVYPIKSCAGIALSRAQLLETGLAYDRHWLITDPQGQMLTQRTHPRLALIRPTLEHDALVLNAPGMPEIRTPLDGDATPANPKMAATVWRDTVDAIDTGAETAAWFTEFLGLPTKLARFGADARRGCDRDWTSDIDTHTQFADAYPLLVIGQASLDDLNVRLTAKGAPAIPMNRFRPNIVVSDLDAYEEDFVEHLDARGETPVRLRLVKLCTRCPMPTIDQVSGAPNPQWPHEPTDTMQTYRANPNYGGALTFGINAIVVEGAGTWLEVGQWLEAEIGFGD, from the coding sequence ATGCCAGCCATCGCCGAACTCTTCGTCTATCCGATCAAATCCTGTGCCGGCATCGCGCTGTCGCGCGCGCAACTGCTCGAAACGGGCCTCGCGTACGACCGCCACTGGCTGATCACGGATCCGCAAGGACAGATGCTCACGCAGCGCACGCATCCGCGTCTCGCGCTGATCCGCCCGACGCTCGAGCACGATGCGCTCGTGCTGAACGCGCCGGGCATGCCGGAAATCCGCACGCCGCTCGACGGCGATGCGACGCCCGCCAACCCGAAGATGGCCGCGACCGTATGGCGCGACACCGTCGACGCGATCGACACGGGCGCTGAAACGGCCGCATGGTTCACCGAATTCCTCGGCTTGCCGACGAAGCTCGCGCGCTTCGGCGCCGACGCCCGCCGCGGCTGCGACCGCGATTGGACCAGCGACATCGATACGCATACGCAGTTCGCGGATGCGTATCCGCTGCTCGTGATCGGCCAGGCGTCGCTCGACGACCTGAACGTGCGGCTCACGGCGAAAGGCGCGCCGGCGATTCCGATGAACCGCTTCCGGCCGAACATCGTCGTGTCGGATCTCGACGCGTACGAAGAGGATTTCGTCGAGCACCTCGACGCCCGCGGTGAGACGCCGGTGCGGCTGCGCCTCGTGAAGCTGTGCACGCGCTGCCCGATGCCGACGATCGACCAGGTGAGCGGCGCGCCGAATCCGCAATGGCCGCACGAGCCGACCGACACGATGCAGACCTATCGCGCGAACCCGAACTACGGCGGTGCGCTGACGTTCGGCATCAATGCGATCGTTGTCGAAGGCGCGGGCACGTGGCTCGAAGTCGGCCAGTGGCTGGAAGCGGAGATCGGGTTCGGCGATTGA
- a CDS encoding ABC transporter substrate-binding protein, with product MNPTRRHFLAQASALATIATAPAALRAQSGTRPLLRAGDQKGGLRALLEAAGELNGLAYDIAWTEFPAAAPLAEALNAAAVDCGPIGDAPVIFALASGARIKVIGVNRSDPYGTAVLVRPDAVLKSATDLKGKRIGTTRGSIGHFVTLKALDAAGLPPDAVSFRFLPPADTMLALATGSIDAWATWEPYTALAETSGRARVLVNGRGLWSGLSYLAATDAAIASKRDVLHDFLRRVVRAQAWSYQHADAYSAALARIIGIPPAAAKLQFERRNTRWLPIDATVIAEQQRTADFYLKAGLLRQPLDVRTTFDSGFPLA from the coding sequence ATGAATCCGACCCGACGCCATTTCCTCGCACAAGCGAGCGCCCTCGCCACGATCGCCACGGCCCCGGCTGCCCTGCGCGCGCAATCGGGCACGCGGCCGCTGCTGCGCGCCGGCGACCAGAAAGGCGGCCTGCGCGCGCTGCTCGAAGCGGCCGGTGAGCTGAACGGCCTTGCGTACGACATCGCGTGGACCGAGTTCCCGGCCGCCGCGCCGCTCGCCGAAGCGCTGAACGCGGCCGCCGTCGACTGCGGGCCGATCGGCGATGCACCGGTGATCTTCGCGCTCGCATCGGGCGCACGCATCAAGGTGATCGGCGTGAACCGTTCCGACCCGTACGGCACGGCCGTGCTCGTGCGGCCCGATGCGGTGCTGAAGAGCGCGACCGACCTGAAGGGCAAGCGCATCGGCACCACGCGCGGCTCGATCGGCCATTTCGTCACGCTGAAGGCGCTCGATGCGGCCGGCCTGCCGCCCGACGCCGTGTCGTTCCGCTTCCTGCCGCCGGCCGACACGATGCTTGCGCTCGCAACCGGTTCGATCGACGCGTGGGCGACCTGGGAACCCTATACCGCGCTCGCCGAAACGAGCGGCCGCGCGCGCGTGCTCGTCAATGGCCGCGGGCTGTGGTCGGGCCTCAGCTACCTCGCGGCAACCGACGCGGCAATCGCGTCCAAGCGCGACGTCCTGCACGATTTCCTGCGGCGTGTCGTGCGTGCTCAGGCATGGTCGTACCAGCATGCCGATGCGTATTCCGCTGCGCTCGCGCGCATCATCGGCATTCCGCCGGCGGCCGCGAAGCTGCAGTTCGAGCGCCGCAACACGCGCTGGCTGCCGATCGACGCGACGGTCATCGCCGAACAACAGCGCACGGCCGATTTCTATCTGAAAGCGGGACTGTTGCGCCAGCCGCTCGACGTGCGCACAACGTTCGACTCCGGCTTCCCGCTCGCCTGA
- a CDS encoding sensor histidine kinase: MTRPNLRAQVALWLLLPLLGLLALDSWLTYQRAMSAAHVAFDRTLSSSLKSIREGVRLNDGEIEVDLPYLALEMLESSDGGKIYYLIREDNAHTITGYPDLPLPQGRDAGDGALFVTRYYDVVYRGEQLRMAALRIPVHDVPTAQSRIVWVMVGETIEARQALAREILVGSLLQEGLLVVLALGIVWLGVGRGLRPLSRLSATVAARSEDDTTPLDTGAVPSELAPLVESINQYIGRTQRMQVARRRFFADAAHQLKTPLAAVQAGVELALRPDEQPRANGHLRRANGAVRQAAKIVQQLLSLSRLDSDSGHAVAHKPVALHRLARSVTLDWSPVARARDIDLGFEHEADIDVHGQSDLLGEMIGNLIDNAIRYAGDRAVITVRVSRDGEHARLDVIDNGPGIPADERDAVFERFHRGSKTQTVEGTGLGLSIVREIARVHQGSVTLSDAAGGGLVVTIRLSAANDAAPRAA, from the coding sequence GTGACCCGCCCGAACCTGCGCGCCCAGGTCGCGTTGTGGCTGCTGCTGCCGCTGCTCGGCCTGCTGGCGCTCGACTCGTGGCTCACGTACCAGCGCGCGATGAGCGCCGCGCACGTCGCGTTCGACCGCACGCTGTCGTCGTCGCTGAAGTCGATCCGCGAAGGCGTGCGGCTCAACGACGGCGAGATCGAGGTCGACCTGCCGTATCTCGCGCTCGAAATGCTCGAGTCGAGCGACGGCGGCAAGATCTACTACCTGATCCGCGAGGACAACGCCCACACGATCACCGGCTACCCGGACCTGCCGCTGCCGCAAGGGCGCGACGCGGGCGACGGCGCGCTGTTCGTCACGCGTTACTACGACGTCGTCTATCGCGGCGAGCAGTTGCGGATGGCCGCGCTGCGCATCCCGGTGCACGACGTGCCGACCGCGCAGTCGCGCATCGTGTGGGTGATGGTCGGCGAGACGATCGAGGCGCGCCAGGCGCTCGCGCGCGAGATCCTGGTGGGCTCGCTGCTGCAGGAAGGATTGCTCGTCGTGCTGGCGCTCGGCATCGTGTGGCTCGGCGTCGGGCGCGGGCTGCGGCCGCTGAGCCGGCTGTCGGCGACGGTCGCTGCGCGCAGCGAGGACGATACGACGCCGCTCGATACCGGCGCGGTGCCGAGCGAACTCGCGCCGCTCGTCGAGTCGATCAACCAGTACATCGGCCGCACGCAGCGGATGCAGGTCGCGCGGCGCCGCTTCTTCGCCGATGCGGCCCATCAACTGAAGACGCCGCTCGCGGCCGTGCAGGCCGGCGTCGAGCTCGCGTTGCGGCCCGACGAGCAGCCACGCGCGAACGGGCACCTGCGGCGTGCGAACGGTGCGGTGCGGCAGGCTGCGAAGATCGTCCAACAACTGCTGTCGCTGTCGCGGCTCGATTCGGACAGCGGCCATGCGGTCGCGCACAAGCCGGTCGCGCTGCATCGTCTCGCGCGCAGCGTGACGCTCGACTGGTCGCCGGTCGCCCGCGCGCGCGACATCGATCTCGGTTTCGAGCATGAGGCCGATATCGACGTGCACGGGCAGTCCGACCTGCTCGGCGAGATGATCGGCAACCTGATCGACAACGCGATCCGTTATGCGGGCGATCGCGCGGTGATTACCGTGCGCGTGTCGCGCGATGGCGAGCACGCGCGGCTCGACGTCATCGACAACGGGCCGGGCATTCCGGCGGACGAACGGGATGCGGTGTTCGAGCGCTTCCATCGCGGCAGCAAGACGCAGACGGTCGAAGGGACCGGGCTCGGGCTGTCGATCGTGCGCGAGATCGCGCGCGTGCATCAGGGCAGCGTGACGCTTTCGGATGCGGCCGGTGGCGGGCTGGTCGTGACGATCCGGCTGTCGGCGGCGAACGACGCAGCGCCGCGCGCCGCGTGA